The Nocardioides pantholopis genome window below encodes:
- a CDS encoding ROK family glucokinase translates to MSLACGVDVGGTKILGGVVDEDGTVVEELRVESPATDVEAIEDAITDLVRTLRTRHEISAVGVGAAGYIDKDRARVLFAPNIAWRDVDLKAELEERVDLPFVIENDANAAAWGEFRYGAAHDIDDLLMLTIGTGVGGGLVLDGELYRGAFGVGAEIGHLRLVPNGRLCGCGNLGCLEQYASGSALVRDARERARDGDPAARPVLELAGGDPELITGPMVHEAARAGDPFARDRFAEIGTWLGEAIASLAAVVDPAVTVLGGGVSEAGDLLLDPVRRAFGEQLTGRGYRPALEIRRATLGNRAGLIGAADLARR, encoded by the coding sequence ATGAGCCTGGCCTGCGGGGTCGACGTGGGCGGCACCAAGATCCTCGGTGGCGTCGTCGACGAGGACGGCACCGTCGTCGAGGAGCTGCGCGTGGAGTCGCCGGCCACCGACGTCGAGGCCATCGAGGACGCGATCACCGACCTGGTGCGCACCCTGCGGACCCGCCACGAGATCTCCGCGGTGGGCGTCGGGGCGGCCGGCTACATCGACAAGGACCGGGCCCGGGTGCTGTTCGCGCCCAACATCGCCTGGCGCGACGTCGACCTGAAGGCCGAGCTCGAGGAGCGCGTCGACCTGCCGTTCGTGATCGAGAACGACGCCAACGCCGCGGCGTGGGGCGAGTTCCGCTACGGCGCCGCGCACGACATCGACGACCTGCTGATGCTCACGATCGGCACCGGCGTCGGCGGCGGCCTGGTGCTCGACGGCGAGCTGTACCGCGGCGCCTTCGGGGTCGGCGCGGAGATCGGGCACCTGCGCCTGGTCCCGAACGGCCGGCTGTGCGGCTGCGGCAACCTCGGCTGCCTGGAGCAGTACGCCAGCGGCTCGGCGCTGGTGCGCGACGCCCGCGAGCGGGCCCGCGACGGGGACCCGGCGGCGCGCCCGGTGCTCGAGCTGGCCGGGGGAGACCCGGAGCTGATCACCGGCCCGATGGTGCACGAGGCGGCCCGGGCCGGCGACCCGTTCGCCCGGGATCGGTTCGCCGAGATCGGCACCTGGCTCGGCGAGGCGATCGCCTCCCTGGCGGCCGTGGTCGACCCGGCGGTGACAGTGCTCGGCGGCGGCGTCAGCGAGGCCGGCGACCTGCTGCTGGACCCGGTGCGCAGGGCGTTCGGCGAGCAGCTGACCGGGCGCGGCTACCGGCCCGCCCTGGAGATCCGCCGGGCGACCCTCGGCAACCGGGCGGGGCTCATCGGCGCCGCCGACCTCGCCCGGCGGTAG
- a CDS encoding ArsA family ATPase: MRILLFTGKGGVGKSTVSAGTAALAAALGQRTLVLSTDAAHSLADAFGVPVGPEPTEVAPLLFVQQVDAQRRFQESWADIQGYLLSVLDTVGVDAVAAEELTVLPGAEEVLALLELRLRVLSGEWDVVVVDCAPTAETLRLLALPEALGWYMQRVLPAERRIVKALRPVLSRSVGVPMPGDTFFDAVERLHAELDEVRALLTGPGASVRLVLTPEQVVLAEARRSWTNLSLYGYRVDGVVANRVFPAEDADDWRAGWVRAQATVLAQVEESFVGLPVWRSVYRPEEPVGLEALSTMAAQLYAGADPLAPPAGAGPFRITRGGSGATLHLALPLVERADVDVARAGDELVVTLGAHRRLLTLPAGLARLSVAGAGVVAGELQVRFAGDGREEQQ; this comes from the coding sequence GTGCGGATCCTGCTGTTCACCGGCAAGGGCGGCGTCGGCAAGTCCACGGTCTCGGCCGGGACCGCGGCCCTGGCCGCGGCCCTGGGACAGCGCACGCTCGTGCTCTCCACCGACGCCGCGCACTCGCTCGCGGACGCGTTCGGGGTGCCGGTGGGGCCGGAGCCGACCGAGGTGGCGCCGCTGCTGTTCGTGCAGCAGGTCGACGCCCAGCGGCGCTTCCAAGAGTCCTGGGCCGACATCCAGGGCTACCTGCTCTCGGTCCTCGACACCGTGGGCGTCGACGCCGTGGCGGCCGAGGAGCTGACGGTGCTGCCCGGCGCCGAGGAGGTGCTGGCCCTGCTCGAGCTGCGGCTGCGGGTGCTCTCCGGGGAGTGGGACGTGGTCGTCGTGGACTGCGCGCCCACCGCGGAGACGCTGCGGCTGCTCGCGCTCCCCGAGGCCCTGGGCTGGTACATGCAGCGGGTGCTGCCGGCCGAACGGCGGATCGTCAAGGCGCTGCGCCCGGTGCTGTCGCGCTCGGTCGGCGTGCCGATGCCCGGGGACACGTTCTTCGACGCCGTGGAGCGCCTGCACGCCGAGCTCGACGAGGTCCGCGCGCTGCTGACCGGCCCCGGGGCGAGCGTGCGGCTGGTGCTCACCCCCGAGCAGGTGGTGCTGGCCGAGGCCCGGCGCTCCTGGACGAACCTGTCGCTGTACGGCTACCGCGTGGACGGCGTCGTCGCGAACCGGGTCTTCCCGGCCGAGGACGCCGACGACTGGCGCGCGGGCTGGGTGCGGGCCCAGGCCACCGTGCTGGCCCAGGTCGAGGAGTCGTTCGTCGGGCTGCCGGTCTGGCGCTCGGTCTACCGGCCCGAGGAGCCGGTCGGCCTCGAGGCGCTGAGCACGATGGCCGCCCAGCTGTACGCCGGGGCGGACCCGCTGGCGCCGCCCGCCGGCGCCGGTCCGTTCCGGATCACCCGCGGCGGGTCGGGGGCGACCCTGCACCTCGCCCTGCCGCTGGTCGAGCGGGCCGACGTCGACGTCGCCCGCGCCGGCGACGAGCTGGTCGTCACCCTGGGTGCGCACCGTCGGCTGCTGACGCTGCCGGCCGGGCTGGCCCGGCTCTCGGTGGCGGGCGCGGGGGTGGTCGCGGGGGAGCTCCAAGTACGGTTCGCCGGGGACGGACGTGAGGAGCAGCAGTGA
- a CDS encoding AMP-dependent synthetase/ligase: MREFSSPVTIEVPTTGNLTDDVVTNAREAGQYVAFSRQGPEGWQDVTAAEFLAEVSAVAKGLVAAGIEVGDRVALISKTRYEWTLLDYAIWFAGAVSVPIYETSSASQIAWILKDSGARGVVAETADHVARVADARSELPELNHVWSIGDNAIDVLSRLGEDISDDDLEKRRTAAGPQDLATLIYTSGTTGRPKGCMLTHANFMVELGVAVDELEVIFKGKDAATLLFLPLAHVFARILQIGAIKARARIGHTPDTKNLLPDLQSFKPTFILAVPRVFEKVFNTASQNAAADGKGKIFDRAAAVAIAYSKSLDEGRVPLGTRLQHAVFSKLVYGKLLTALGGQCEYAISGGAALGERLGHFYRGIGLTVLEGYGLTESTAALSANMPGAIKMGTVGRPFPGAAVRVAGDGELLFKGGQVFRGYWANDPATAEAFDEDGWFCTGDLGEVDDEGFIKVTGRKKEIIVTAGGKNVAPAVLEDRLRAAALVSQCMVVGDGRPFVGALVTIDPEVFPVWAQQHGKSPDIAASLTDPDLHAAVQLAVDEANEAVSKAESIRKFRILAEDWTEEDGLLTPSLKLKRHVVLAQFRDEVDALYS, from the coding sequence GTGCGGGAGTTCTCCAGCCCGGTGACCATCGAGGTGCCGACGACCGGCAACCTGACCGACGACGTGGTGACGAACGCCCGGGAGGCCGGTCAGTACGTCGCGTTCAGCCGCCAGGGCCCCGAGGGATGGCAGGACGTCACCGCGGCCGAGTTCCTCGCCGAGGTCAGCGCCGTGGCCAAGGGCCTGGTGGCGGCCGGCATCGAGGTCGGCGACCGGGTCGCCCTGATCTCGAAGACCCGCTACGAGTGGACGCTGCTCGACTACGCGATCTGGTTCGCCGGCGCGGTGTCGGTGCCGATCTACGAGACCTCCTCGGCCTCCCAGATCGCCTGGATCCTCAAGGACTCCGGCGCCCGCGGCGTGGTCGCCGAGACCGCCGACCACGTGGCCCGGGTCGCCGACGCCCGCAGCGAGCTCCCCGAGCTCAACCACGTCTGGTCGATCGGCGACAACGCCATCGACGTCCTGTCCCGGCTGGGCGAGGACATCTCGGACGACGACCTGGAGAAGCGGCGCACCGCGGCCGGTCCCCAGGACCTCGCGACGCTGATCTACACCTCCGGCACCACCGGGCGGCCCAAGGGCTGCATGCTCACGCACGCCAACTTCATGGTCGAGCTGGGCGTCGCCGTCGACGAGCTCGAGGTGATCTTCAAGGGCAAGGACGCCGCCACGCTGCTGTTCCTGCCGCTGGCCCACGTGTTCGCGCGGATCCTCCAGATCGGCGCGATCAAGGCCCGGGCGCGGATCGGGCACACCCCCGACACCAAGAACCTGCTGCCGGACCTGCAGAGCTTCAAGCCGACGTTCATCCTCGCCGTCCCGCGGGTCTTCGAGAAGGTGTTCAACACCGCCTCGCAGAACGCCGCGGCCGACGGCAAGGGCAAGATCTTCGACCGCGCCGCCGCCGTCGCGATCGCCTACTCCAAGTCCCTCGACGAGGGCCGCGTCCCGCTCGGCACCCGCCTGCAGCACGCGGTGTTCTCGAAGCTGGTCTACGGCAAGCTGCTGACCGCCCTCGGCGGCCAGTGCGAGTACGCGATCTCCGGCGGCGCCGCGCTCGGCGAGCGGCTGGGGCACTTCTACCGCGGCATCGGCCTGACCGTGCTGGAGGGCTACGGCCTCACCGAGAGCACCGCCGCCCTGTCGGCGAACATGCCCGGCGCCATCAAGATGGGCACGGTCGGCCGACCGTTCCCCGGTGCCGCGGTCCGGGTCGCCGGGGACGGCGAGCTGCTCTTCAAGGGCGGCCAGGTCTTCCGCGGCTACTGGGCCAACGACCCGGCGACCGCCGAGGCGTTCGACGAGGACGGCTGGTTCTGCACCGGCGACCTCGGCGAGGTCGACGACGAGGGCTTCATCAAGGTCACCGGGCGCAAGAAGGAGATCATCGTGACCGCTGGCGGCAAGAACGTCGCCCCCGCGGTCCTCGAGGACCGCCTGCGCGCCGCAGCCCTGGTCAGCCAGTGCATGGTCGTCGGCGACGGCCGCCCGTTCGTGGGCGCGCTGGTCACGATCGACCCCGAGGTCTTCCCGGTCTGGGCCCAGCAGCACGGGAAGTCCCCCGACATCGCGGCGAGCCTCACCGACCCGGACCTGCACGCGGCGGTCCAGCTCGCTGTCGACGAGGCCAACGAGGCCGTCTCCAAGGCCGAGTCGATCCGCAAGTTCCGGATCCTCGCCGAGGACTGGACCGAGGAGGACGGACTGCTGACCCCGAGCCTGAAGCTCAAGCGGCACGTGGTCCTCGCCCAGTTCCGCGACGAGGTGGACGCGCTCTACAGCTGA
- a CDS encoding SRPBCC family protein, with protein MAEQTTSSIVIEAAPADVMAVIGDFPAYPEWAKGMQRVEVLSEHEDGWAEQVSFVLDVAPIKDEYTLAYEWDGTDEVTWTLVEGKMMRALDGAYVLRDLGDGTTEVTYRLVLDVSIPLIGMLKRKGEKILIDTALKGLKKRVESLG; from the coding sequence ATGGCCGAGCAGACCACGTCCTCGATCGTCATCGAGGCCGCACCGGCCGACGTGATGGCCGTGATCGGCGACTTCCCGGCGTACCCGGAGTGGGCCAAGGGGATGCAGCGCGTCGAGGTGCTCTCCGAGCACGAGGACGGCTGGGCCGAGCAGGTCTCCTTCGTCCTCGACGTCGCGCCGATCAAGGACGAGTACACGCTGGCCTACGAGTGGGACGGCACCGACGAGGTCACCTGGACGCTGGTGGAGGGCAAGATGATGCGCGCCCTCGACGGCGCCTACGTGCTGCGCGACCTCGGCGACGGCACCACCGAGGTGACCTACCGGCTGGTCCTCGACGTCTCGATCCCGCTGATCGGCATGCTCAAGCGCAAGGGCGAGAAGATCCTCATCGACACCGCCCTGAAGGGCCTGAAGAAGCGCGTCGAGTCGCTCGGCTGA